AGTAGCGGCGATCGTTAAAATACCAAACGCTCCATAAACCTTGATAAAGCTTCTCAACTTGTCGTTGACTAATGCCTTTAGAGGGAGTAGAAACAAACCTCGCCTACGCTCTAAAGCTCCCTTTAAAGCTGCAAGCTCACCAATCATCGTCTTACCAGATGAAGTAGGCGCTGAGACGACCAAATTTTCACCTTCAAGGATTTTGTATTCGTTGATTGCATCAATTTGTAGCGAGTTTAGAGATGGAATATTACTTGCCCATAAGCGTAGTAACTCAGTTGGAAATCCATAGGTTTCGAGACTATAAATATCTGTAGTGACTTGAGTTTGTGCTCGTTCAGGAAACGCAGCAAAATAACACTTTCCTGGTTTGAAGATAGGCCATAGTAGTTCTCCTTCAAATTGTCCACGAACAGTAGGATGCTGTGTTTGACCAAGCTGTGTAGAAGCATCAATCACTCGCTTGGTTACAAAATCCAACAATTGGTAGACAGGTAGTTTGCCAGCTTGCTGAACTTCTTCAGCACCCTGCAAAGCCTCCAACAGATGATAGGTGAGCAGCCCGTGGCCATAACGAGTATTTTCATAGGCAGGTTCAGTCGCACTAGAAGCTGTTAAAATTAGCCGTCCTTCTCCAGATAGCTCCAAAAGAAGGTTTTCTGTGGACTTTAAACCTCGTGCTGTTGTCTCAACATGCAGGACTTTCGCTCCTATACCACCGGAGAAACAGCAATCTAAAACGCAAATTAAATGACGTGTAGGAATGCTACAAACAAGCTCAGACAACCTTTCTAAGGCAATAGATGTATTCTCTACATCATAAATTTCAGTATCGTAGGTGACCAGTTGATGCGTTTCTGAACCATGTCCTGAGAAGGTTACCACCACTACGTCATCATAATCACACAGTGATAGCTTCGTAAGTTGCTCTTGAATAGCAGAACATGTAGCATCTTGGTCTACTAGAAGAGTAGTTTCGCCACCAAATGCATCAGTAAACAAAGCATGTAGTGCTATTGCATCACGCTTTGCACAATTTAACCAAGAGATGCTAGGCGAAGCATAACGATCGATACCAACGAATAGTCCATAAAAAGCCATAACTAATTTCCTAGCTTGAGTCAAAGGTTAGTGTTGCGGACTAGAGCCAAAATTGGCGATCGCACTCAGGCACATAGACACCATTCAGGCGCAAATCCGCCAACCGATCAGCGCCATGCAATAACATCGGCAAGCGGGGCGGCTTCAGAGCACCATGATGGAGTAGGGTCAGCTTCAAAGTGGCATCCATGATCTGCTCGATCGATGCTGGATGCCCTTCAGAGCGAACTGTTAGGCGAATGGGACGAGGAACCCCAATTCTGCCACTGACCTGGGTCGTGACCAGAATGGCTTCATGACTAGAGAGTTTCAACCCAAGTCCGCGAGTCGGAGCCGCAATGCTACGTCCCCGGTCAGAGTTTGATCGCGGAAGGTTATAAAGCCTTGACGTACCTGACTTACGACACTCAACCAGGATGAACTGCGATTGGATTGCCGCTGCCCAGTTCAATAGGTGAGTAACCTCATCGCCGCAAAAACGTCCATCTCGGTAAATTAGAACTGTTTTCCCTCTCAATGCACCGGCTGGTAGCAGTGCCTCCAGAAACCGTTGCGGAATTTCTTCTCCCTCGATCGCAGCATCTTCCGACTTTGCCCGAATAAATTCTCCTCGATTACCGTACAAGCAGACTCCGGCACAGGCATTCATGCTGCCCGACAACCGCCGCTTCTTGGAGCGCGCCACGTCTAGCCCAATAAACACATCGGCAACCTGCAAGGGTTCTGCCAGAACGAAAGGAACGTTTCCTAATTTCGCTAGCACTCCCAGCATCACCTGATTCAAAACGTATCGAGTTTCTTTCCGAAGCGTCTCCTCATAGATGAACTGACTAGCGATCTGGCGGCGCAGCAGCTTTGAGTAAATGCGATGGTAGAGGCTACCGCTCTCGTCATCATCAGAACCGCGATCGCTCTGAGGTAGAAATACAAACATGATGTCCGGCTTGATCGTCATCAACTCATCCAGTTTGTCCTCTAGAGTCGCTCGACCCTCTGGACTGTTCCAGTTGTCCACCAAAATGGCTTCGGTGCTGGGGTTGAGTTCTAAGCTGGGAAACTTGTAGCGCTCGAGTTGCTGCCGCACCTGCTGCATAAACCCATTAACCTGTGCTTCAGGCTTGAGCAGATTGAGTACCACGAGCCGAATGGGTCTTTCTGAAACGTTTTGATAGTCCCGGTGCCGCTGATAAACTCCCCCATTTTCCAATCCACGCAGGATGCCGTTGTAGAGTCCTGTCACACCCTGTCCAAATTGAATCGGTGTTTGCTCAATCGGGTGCTCTGGTACCCAGAACAAGTCCCCGTTGTCTCTCCCGTTAATCGCTTTGAGGAATTGAATGTTGTAGGGTCGCAGTGCTTCCTTTGCAGCTGCACTGTATTCCTTCAGAAGTTGCTGACGATCTGCATACGGTATTTTGGTTTGCTCCAGCAGAGTGCCAAAATCAATGTCTAACTGATTTGCGGTTTCGGCAGTGACGCAGGGTCGCAATGCCGCCATTGCATAGGGGTAGAGGCGTTTGCTGTTTTGCCCAAAGCGTACAGCCACCACCGGTTGCTCTGCCGGAGCTTCCTCCAACGCTTTACGGCTAATAGCGCCACTAGCTTTTGTGAGTAGATATGTACGATGCTCCGCGATCGTTCCAACAATCTCTTCGATCGTCGCAGTGCTATCGGTATCTAGGGTTTCAACCTTCAAACTGACCAGTAACCTCTCAGGGTTCTGGCGGTAGGGGTGATTCGCCAAAAAACCATCCAATGTCCCTTGAAACGTAATGCGGCTGTGGGGAGATAGCGCGATCGCAGGATGAGGCATTTGATTGATTTCGACCGTCTCTGCCCCAAAGTCTGCTCTTCGCTTGACCTCAATGTTCTGCTCCGAATATACAGTCTTGGGTCGAAATGGTTGGCTAACATCCAAAATCTGTTCTGCAAAGGCGGCAATGATGTCTGGAGTCATCTGCGGATTTCGCGATCGCTGAAATCGCCACTCTGGATCGGATGGTTCATAAATCTCACGGTGGATGTACTCCAGTGCCCCCGCCCATTCTGCATCCGTTGGTAGGGTTTGCTCCTGGTTCGCTAGGGCATAAAAAAGACCGTTCTTCCAAACGACAATGACGTTTGGGAAGTAACGTGAAAAACGGTAACTCAGCCGCAACCCATCCTCACGGTCTGTAAGCGGAGACAGGCGAAAGCTAACCAGATTTAGGTCGGTGTGACCCAGGGCAAAAATCTCGCTCAGGCAATTTTTATCCTGAAGAGATTGAGTGGCTAATGCAATCATGGGTAGATGCTCCACTAAATGGTAAATTGACAAACGGATTGGAACTGGCAGGTCTGGCATTGGTAGCCGGAATGGGGCGGAAAGATTTCCTCAAACGATGCTAATTTACGCCTGTAGCGCTGCAAGTCGTTCTGATGTTGCTGGGCGAACCGGAATAAATCCATTTCCAACACTTGCAATTGCACTGACAATGCACGAATTGGATCTGACCAGGTTTGGGATTCAAGGTTATAGAAAGAGGCGATCGCCTCGTAGTTGGGGTAGAGATACTTAGCGGCCAGTAGGTAGACATAGGCTTGGCGGCGATCGAAGTCTGATTTGCCAGTTTTGAAGTCTAGAATGTGGAGCGTACCGTCCGGTTCAACAAAAATACAGTCGATTGCAGCAAAGAGATTACACTCTTGATTGCCCGAACGTAGCAAGATTGGCTCAGGAAATCCTTCATCTCCTCGGCTCAGTTTCAGAATGTTTTTGCCCAGCAGAATTGGAGTCACCTGATAGTTAGCCAGGACTTGGGTGACACGATTGCGAACCTCCTGACTTCTGTTTTCTAAACCCAAGATTGCTGACACTCGGTTCACACCATCGTCACCAATTAGGCAATGTACGTCCTGATGAAATTCGTAAATTCCCTGTTGCGCCAGCAACCCGATCTCCTGATAGACCGTTTCCTGCTGAATCAGCGGGGCAACCTCTGGTTCTTTAGCACGAGCTTTCAGAAAACCCCGCTTCATCGGGCAGTGCCGCTGTTCCTGACCGATTGCTGGCTCAAACAGGGCCCAGAGGTTGTAACTGAAAAATGGTTTCCAAACAGTCTGCATTCAGCTGGTCTCCTCACAACAGAAAAACTGCTTACATCGAATGGAACAA
This portion of the Trichocoleus desertorum ATA4-8-CV12 genome encodes:
- a CDS encoding PD-(D/E)XK nuclease family protein; this translates as MQTVWKPFFSYNLWALFEPAIGQEQRHCPMKRGFLKARAKEPEVAPLIQQETVYQEIGLLAQQGIYEFHQDVHCLIGDDGVNRVSAILGLENRSQEVRNRVTQVLANYQVTPILLGKNILKLSRGDEGFPEPILLRSGNQECNLFAAIDCIFVEPDGTLHILDFKTGKSDFDRRQAYVYLLAAKYLYPNYEAIASFYNLESQTWSDPIRALSVQLQVLEMDLFRFAQQHQNDLQRYRRKLASFEEIFPPHSGYQCQTCQFQSVCQFTI